A stretch of Fluviicola sp. DNA encodes these proteins:
- a CDS encoding TerB family tellurite resistance protein yields MYSIILAIVAFAVSGGRIIPAIIGFFIGGIIDQVMRSRNNQGGNQGGQGGGSRQSFQDIFEYYTQQTQRYDFPTQLLALSAYMMKSDGKVVKSELNFVKSFLAQQFGNQFNTSHLQTLKHFLDAPSIPIDQICSDIRMRAQVEIRIQLLHYLFGIAQSDGQVSDQEIKTLQYLANLLQVPPMDFRSVQGMFKQNLNADYEILGIEESASDEEVKKAYRQMAVRYHPDKVASLGEEYQKGAKEKFQRIQEAYDNIKKARGL; encoded by the coding sequence GTGTATAGTATTATTTTAGCAATTGTAGCGTTCGCTGTTTCGGGAGGAAGAATTATCCCGGCAATTATCGGTTTTTTTATCGGTGGGATTATTGACCAGGTGATGCGGTCGCGAAATAACCAGGGTGGTAATCAGGGCGGACAGGGAGGAGGTTCCCGTCAGTCGTTCCAGGATATTTTCGAGTATTACACACAGCAAACACAGCGCTACGATTTCCCGACGCAATTGCTGGCGCTTTCCGCTTACATGATGAAAAGCGACGGGAAAGTGGTGAAATCGGAATTGAATTTCGTGAAATCCTTTTTGGCCCAGCAATTCGGAAACCAGTTCAATACTTCTCACCTGCAAACACTCAAACACTTTTTAGATGCTCCCAGCATTCCGATCGACCAGATCTGTTCGGATATCCGCATGCGCGCGCAGGTTGAAATCCGCATTCAATTACTGCATTACCTGTTCGGGATTGCTCAATCGGATGGCCAGGTTTCGGACCAGGAAATCAAAACGCTCCAATACCTGGCAAACTTGTTACAGGTTCCACCGATGGATTTCAGGTCTGTACAGGGAATGTTCAAGCAAAACCTGAATGCCGATTACGAAATTCTGGGTATTGAAGAATCTGCCAGCGACGAGGAAGTGAAGAAAGCTTACCGTCAAATGGCGGTGCGTTATCACCCAGATAAAGTTGCTTCTTTGGGCGAAGAATACCAAAAAGGCGCCAAAGAGAAATTCCAGCGCATCCAGGAAGCTTATGACAATATTAAGAAAGCGAGAGGGCTGTAA
- a CDS encoding two-component regulator propeller domain-containing protein has protein sequence MLNRISLAGLLVFGIIQTLSAQLYNIKSYTDDNGLAQNYVYSMSQNENGFLLIGTGDGFNVFEGDKFKTFTVKNGLAENFVTAHATFGKKTIIGHFQGGITIYENNRFKKIKKTELENVKVNGFVQDKNGDILIYTQGKGLFKFNQKKQLIPLENPLANGINQVEYDHANDYLIGTSDGLVVMNYDNLKNPREIESPEELKYKTISRIVKGNKQGSLFWIGVEGEGVYGIIRKGRSYRIVSFFGPEKLGITEGRMTSMICDRENNLWLGFLGEGIRRITFTGSDKNSFFIKKIDAANGIDNLNIQQIFQDNEGNMWFGTFGGGLYLKTIQPFVYYNEKNGLKNTNIRAVTTVENNVVWLGSEKGLCSYNLVNNEITVFNKSNGFINDEVTCLRKGYNGILWIGTKNSGTFTYDLSTRKFAHFSKEHGLRLNCINSIDQTAYGIVYIGTTDGLYICDTKKNTQKWLTTLEGLMHNNVRDLFVDSQNRLWIGSPGTPPYHYKNGKFKAYKDIEGLKNYKIVSYAEDRGGAVWIATEGDGVFRFKDGKFKNFTISNGLKSNYIYGILYDGGETIWLTHKDGMTKLNTLTFKAAIVDKGRGNLKFRENNTNSFYRENNTLFFGTTSGLIVYSNPVNGAGQLALTSICDITFDGKSAFGNNPISLKYKRYNVTVRYKGIAFSDQRSVEYKYRLIGLDDSWRSTSNDFVDFPKLDDGTYTFELLASNPQGTWTKKPVKITFEIRSPYWKQWWFYVLLAAVFFLIVWLVIRVRINALREAKLKLEKIVARKTRELQEEKDVIEQIKDELQDKNKNITDSINYALRIQKAILPDEGIIKNNFPDSTIFYQPRDIVSGDFYWFAENEKYSYYAMVDCTGHGIPGAFMSLIGSTLLNEIVTIYKLETPAEILLQLHKMIIKTLKQDQNPNSRDGMDMILCRFDKKSSQVMFSSAGRPLFHVSEGKLETYRGLSFSIGGSYDYLDKNFLNQEITTKKGDLLIMFSDGYSDQFGEAIPKKFSTKRVKKLCEQMTDLPADHRNKLIEKTFFSWKGDAEQIDDVLFITVKID, from the coding sequence ATGTTAAACAGGATAAGTCTTGCCGGTTTACTGGTTTTTGGAATCATACAAACGCTTAGTGCGCAATTGTACAACATCAAGTCGTACACGGACGATAATGGATTAGCCCAGAATTACGTCTACAGTATGAGCCAGAATGAAAATGGCTTTTTGCTGATCGGAACGGGAGACGGATTCAATGTTTTTGAAGGAGATAAATTCAAAACATTTACCGTTAAGAACGGATTGGCAGAAAATTTCGTCACTGCTCACGCCACTTTCGGCAAAAAAACGATCATCGGGCATTTCCAGGGCGGAATTACCATCTATGAAAACAACCGCTTCAAAAAAATCAAAAAGACAGAACTGGAGAATGTAAAGGTCAACGGGTTTGTACAGGATAAAAATGGCGATATTTTAATTTATACGCAGGGAAAGGGATTGTTTAAATTCAATCAAAAAAAACAACTGATTCCTCTTGAAAATCCGCTGGCAAACGGGATTAACCAGGTAGAATACGATCACGCGAACGATTACTTGATCGGAACCAGCGATGGATTGGTCGTAATGAATTACGATAATCTGAAAAATCCCCGCGAAATTGAAAGTCCGGAAGAGTTGAAATACAAAACCATTTCACGGATTGTCAAGGGAAATAAACAGGGAAGCTTGTTTTGGATCGGTGTGGAAGGAGAAGGAGTTTACGGAATTATCCGGAAAGGAAGAAGTTACCGCATCGTTTCATTCTTCGGACCCGAAAAACTCGGTATTACGGAAGGAAGGATGACCAGCATGATCTGCGACAGGGAAAACAACCTGTGGCTGGGTTTTCTGGGTGAAGGAATTCGCAGGATTACTTTCACAGGTTCGGATAAGAATTCCTTTTTTATCAAGAAAATAGACGCAGCAAACGGGATCGATAATCTGAATATTCAGCAGATTTTCCAGGACAACGAAGGAAATATGTGGTTCGGGACATTTGGTGGTGGTTTGTACCTGAAAACCATTCAGCCGTTTGTTTATTACAACGAAAAGAACGGGTTGAAGAATACGAATATCCGTGCGGTAACGACGGTGGAGAACAATGTGGTTTGGCTCGGAAGCGAAAAAGGCTTGTGTAGTTACAACCTGGTAAATAACGAAATTACCGTTTTCAACAAGTCGAATGGATTTATCAATGATGAGGTAACCTGCCTGCGCAAAGGATACAACGGCATTTTATGGATCGGGACAAAGAATTCCGGAACTTTTACCTACGACCTTTCAACCCGCAAATTCGCTCATTTTTCGAAAGAACACGGATTGCGCCTGAACTGCATCAATTCGATCGACCAAACAGCTTACGGGATTGTTTATATCGGAACTACCGACGGACTGTACATTTGCGATACCAAAAAGAATACCCAAAAATGGCTCACAACCCTGGAAGGATTGATGCATAACAACGTCCGCGATCTTTTTGTAGACAGCCAGAACCGTTTGTGGATCGGTTCCCCGGGAACGCCGCCTTACCATTACAAAAACGGCAAGTTCAAGGCTTACAAAGACATCGAAGGGCTCAAAAACTACAAAATTGTCAGTTATGCGGAAGATCGTGGAGGCGCGGTTTGGATCGCTACCGAAGGAGACGGTGTGTTCCGCTTCAAAGACGGCAAGTTTAAAAACTTTACGATTTCCAATGGATTGAAATCGAATTACATCTACGGAATTCTTTACGATGGCGGGGAAACGATCTGGCTGACGCACAAAGACGGAATGACGAAATTGAATACCCTTACGTTTAAAGCTGCAATCGTTGACAAAGGAAGGGGAAACCTGAAATTCCGGGAGAATAATACCAACAGTTTTTACCGCGAGAACAATACGCTTTTCTTCGGAACAACCAGCGGGCTCATCGTTTATTCGAACCCGGTAAATGGCGCCGGACAGCTTGCTTTGACTTCCATTTGCGATATAACTTTCGATGGGAAGTCTGCTTTCGGAAACAACCCGATCTCCTTGAAATACAAGCGGTACAACGTTACGGTCCGCTACAAGGGAATTGCTTTTTCCGACCAAAGAAGCGTGGAATACAAATACCGCCTGATCGGTTTGGATGATTCCTGGAGGAGTACTTCCAATGATTTTGTGGATTTCCCGAAACTGGATGACGGAACGTATACCTTTGAATTATTGGCCAGTAATCCGCAGGGAACATGGACGAAAAAACCGGTGAAAATTACTTTTGAGATCCGTTCTCCATATTGGAAACAATGGTGGTTTTATGTCTTGCTGGCTGCGGTGTTCTTTTTGATTGTTTGGCTGGTTATTCGTGTAAGGATTAACGCATTGCGTGAGGCGAAACTCAAGCTGGAGAAAATTGTGGCCCGTAAAACCAGGGAGCTCCAGGAGGAAAAAGATGTGATCGAACAGATCAAAGATGAATTGCAGGACAAAAACAAGAACATCACCGATAGCATCAACTACGCATTGAGGATCCAGAAAGCCATTCTGCCGGACGAAGGAATTATTAAGAACAATTTCCCGGATTCCACGATCTTCTATCAGCCAAGAGATATTGTAAGCGGCGACTTTTACTGGTTTGCGGAGAATGAAAAGTACAGTTACTACGCCATGGTAGACTGTACCGGGCATGGAATTCCGGGTGCGTTTATGTCCCTGATCGGCTCAACCTTGCTCAACGAAATCGTGACCATTTACAAGCTGGAAACCCCGGCTGAAATTCTTTTGCAGTTGCATAAAATGATCATCAAAACCCTGAAACAGGACCAAAACCCGAATTCCCGCGATGGAATGGACATGATCCTTTGCCGCTTCGATAAAAAGAGCAGCCAGGTGATGTTTTCATCGGCAGGAAGACCGCTTTTCCATGTTTCGGAAGGGAAACTGGAAACTTACCGCGGATTGTCATTCTCCATCGGAGGTTCATACGATTATCTGGACAAGAACTTCCTGAACCAGGAAATTACGACTAAAAAAGGAGATTTGCTGATCATGTTCTCCGACGGCTACAGCGATCAGTTCGGAGAAGCAATTCCAAAGAAATTCTCTACGAAACGTGTCAAGAAATTATGCGAGCAAATGACAGACCTTCCTGCAGACCATCGCAATAAACTCATCGAGAAAACCTTCTTCAGCTGGAAAGGCGATGCCGAACAAATTGATGATGTGCTTTTTATTACGGTTAAAATAGATTAG
- the htpG gene encoding molecular chaperone HtpG: protein MKTGQIHVSTENIFPIIKKFLYSDHEIFLRELVSNAVDASQKLKVLASTGEYKGELGDLKVEVLLDKEAKTLTIRDNGIGMTAEEIDKYINQIAFSGAEEFVKQYEGKDGAESIIGHFGLGFYSAFMVAEKVQIRTLSRHEGSQAVQWESNGSPEFTLTEIEKDTRGTDIVLFINEESLEFLEKSRIQGILDKYCKFLPIPVFFGTKVEYIDSPEGEKDEDGKVKRVSVDVPNQVNNPKPAWTSAPVDLKDEDYTSFYRELYPMSFEDPLFHIHLNVDYPFNLTGILYFPKIKENVEVQRNKINLYSNQVFITDSVAEIVPEFLTLLHGVIDSPDIPLNVSRSYLQSDGNVKKISAHITKKVADKLAEMFKKDRADFEAKWDDLKIFVEYGMLSDEKFAEKAKSFALIKNTDGKYYTIEEFKEQIAPLQTNKDGKVVALYTHSLEEHFSFVKQAKDRGYQVAVIDGPLAPHWISKIEQTVDNFSFSRVDADTLDQLIQKEGELPAKLTEEQQTALKPLFESAVDNQKFKVEFKSMSESDAPIIVTQPEFIRRMMEQQKYGGGGFFGAFPETYNLVVNANHQKVEALLSLSDDAEKSTKVKQLTDLALLAQGMLKGEELNQFIERSISFV from the coding sequence ATGAAGACAGGACAAATACATGTTTCAACGGAAAATATTTTTCCAATCATTAAAAAATTCTTGTATTCCGACCATGAGATTTTCTTACGTGAGTTGGTATCGAATGCCGTAGATGCAAGTCAGAAGTTGAAAGTGCTTGCTTCGACCGGTGAATATAAAGGAGAGTTGGGTGATCTGAAAGTGGAAGTGCTTTTGGATAAAGAAGCTAAAACACTGACTATCCGCGATAATGGAATCGGTATGACAGCCGAAGAAATCGACAAATACATCAACCAGATTGCTTTTTCAGGTGCGGAAGAATTCGTGAAACAATACGAAGGAAAAGACGGTGCGGAAAGCATCATCGGGCACTTCGGTCTGGGATTCTATTCGGCGTTCATGGTAGCGGAAAAAGTACAGATCCGCACGCTGTCACGTCACGAAGGTTCACAGGCGGTTCAATGGGAAAGTAATGGTTCGCCGGAATTTACCCTGACAGAAATTGAAAAAGACACTCGTGGAACGGACATCGTTTTGTTTATCAACGAAGAATCGCTTGAGTTCCTGGAGAAATCACGTATCCAGGGAATTTTGGATAAATACTGTAAATTCCTTCCGATCCCTGTTTTCTTCGGAACGAAAGTAGAATACATCGATTCGCCGGAAGGTGAGAAAGACGAAGACGGAAAAGTAAAACGCGTTTCCGTAGACGTTCCGAACCAGGTAAACAATCCGAAACCGGCATGGACTTCGGCTCCGGTAGATCTGAAAGATGAAGATTACACTTCTTTCTACCGTGAATTGTACCCGATGTCTTTTGAAGATCCGTTGTTCCACATCCATTTGAACGTGGATTATCCGTTCAACCTGACAGGAATTCTCTACTTCCCGAAGATCAAGGAAAATGTGGAAGTTCAGCGCAATAAGATCAATTTGTATTCCAATCAGGTATTTATTACCGATTCGGTTGCGGAGATCGTTCCTGAGTTTTTGACCTTGCTTCACGGGGTAATCGATTCACCGGATATTCCATTGAACGTTTCGCGTTCGTACCTGCAAAGTGATGGGAATGTGAAGAAGATTTCGGCACACATCACTAAAAAAGTAGCGGATAAATTAGCGGAAATGTTCAAAAAGGACCGCGCTGATTTCGAAGCGAAGTGGGATGACCTGAAGATATTCGTAGAATATGGAATGCTTTCCGATGAAAAATTCGCTGAAAAAGCAAAAAGCTTCGCCCTGATCAAAAACACGGATGGGAAATATTACACCATTGAAGAGTTTAAAGAGCAGATTGCACCGCTTCAGACCAATAAAGACGGGAAAGTTGTGGCGCTTTACACACACAGCCTGGAAGAACATTTTTCGTTTGTAAAACAGGCGAAAGACCGCGGATACCAGGTTGCAGTGATCGATGGGCCATTGGCTCCGCACTGGATTTCAAAAATCGAGCAAACAGTTGATAACTTCAGCTTTTCCCGTGTGGATGCAGACACTCTGGACCAATTGATCCAGAAAGAAGGCGAACTGCCTGCAAAATTGACGGAAGAACAGCAAACTGCTTTGAAACCATTGTTCGAATCGGCGGTCGATAACCAAAAATTCAAGGTGGAATTCAAATCTATGAGCGAATCCGATGCACCGATTATCGTAACTCAGCCGGAATTCATCCGCAGAATGATGGAACAGCAGAAGTATGGAGGCGGTGGTTTCTTCGGAGCTTTTCCGGAAACATACAACCTGGTTGTCAATGCCAATCATCAAAAAGTAGAGGCGCTTTTGAGCCTTTCGGATGATGCGGAGAAATCGACCAAAGTAAAACAACTGACAGATCTTGCCCTGCTTGCCCAGGGAATGCTGAAAGGAGAAGAATTGAACCAATTTATTGAGAGAAGTATCTCATTTGTATAA
- a CDS encoding PKD domain-containing protein translates to MPTINYSGNRVFILLLLLVGMTPLFAQEKHAQSGMIATTNNLTSFPVSESRHLDDWKKYNDPRYYSHPDFGKLPENAPCENCVEVLEKRTVDERYFIDLNDTHQFYLQRALGDLHHQVNGDWVTIDPTLRPVSGTRYESAYLPDQPIIDFAAARTELKMANGTLRFNQWKLIVIQNGTEARKYTADWSDYTVGTDGAMIHHIFPGIDAEMIVQKGAIKTSFIIKSNEFGVFDQLLFREELEAGSPVHAKFTGGTYSRGIGSLKLMAGSTELAVMDEAKLFAKGGPKSLARSGEYIIHSNLVDLAVDYDWINENIGLYELVVDPTVSAAGTLGQASITGSRYNGSCNFTNSCDYNLTFSSPANATITDVNFSFTYSANGTTCWLQDGATRIGLGGCNSPSAAGYYWFCNGIGGGTCTATNQTIFSDISGCVPAPSCTPQSMTFTLKFYRSCWGSTGCSNTCIGAASPFVVNVIGKTLEYTNVTTPITLSATTLCQGGSLTASTSGTGGVPGYTYNWSFSPSGTPSVGSGASASITFPTSGTVTLYSIVTDACGNQVTNSRTVTVTAGTPPTITAGGPTTFCAGGSVVLTSSSATGNTWSNGATTQSITVTAGGSYTVTVTGGGGCSSTSAATVVTVTPLPATPTVTASGPTTFCSGGSVTLTSSSATGNTWSTGATTQSITVSTSGTYTLTVTAGGCTSAATSTTVTVNPLPAAPTITAGGPTTFCSGGSVTLTSSAATGNTWSTGATTQAITVTSSGSYTVTFMDANGCSATSAATVVTVNPTPAVPTITAGGPTTFCSGGSVTLTSSASTGNTWSTGATTQSITVTTSGSYTVTVSSGSCSSISAATTVTVNPLPATPTIAAGGPTTFCAGGSVTLTSSSATGNTWSTGATTQSITVTTSGSYTVTVSNGSCSATSAATAVTVNPLPATPTITAGGPTTFCAGGSVTLTSSSATGNTWSTGATTQSITVTTSGSYTVTVSNGPCSAVSAATTVTVNPLPATPTITAGGPTTFCSGGSVVLTSSSATGNTWSTGATTQSITATTSGSYTVTVSNGSCSATSAATAVTVNPLPATPTITAGGSTTFCAGGSVTLTSSSATGNTWSTGATTQSITVTTSGSYTVTVSNGPCSATSAATAVTVNPLPATPTITAGGPTTFCAGGSVVLTSSSATGNTWSTGATTQSITVTASGSYTVTVSNGSCSSTSAATSVTVNPIPATPTITAGGPTTFCAGSSVVLTSSAASGNTWSGGATTQSITVTASGSYTVTVSSLGCSSTSAPTAVTVNAIPTVTASNNGPLCVNQPLNLTANGTTGGTYSWTGPNSFSSTSQNPTIPAITGADFGVYTVTISLNSCTATATTTVTSNSGVSTAINAAGPFCANDAPVSLVAASPGGNWSGTGIVNTSTGLFDPGVSGPGSFTITYDIPGSCSGPSTRTIVVNAIPATNFIADTLSGCAPLPVTFTNQTSSTTSAQWNFGNGLNATSPLNASTTYTSSGCFTVALTVTDLNGCSATSTKVNFVCITPGADASFTPSPYDATVTHSEIHFINTSTNATSYTWTFGDGGNSAAVSPTHEYDEVASNYTVQLVATNAFGCSDTARVVVRVLDELVYYIPNSFTPNGDEHNNTFQPVFTSGFDPYSFRLLIFNKWGETIFESKDASVGWDGTYNGVLVPEGMYVWTVSFKDPNTDKKYTKSGHMTLIK, encoded by the coding sequence ATGCCGACAATAAACTACTCCGGAAACCGCGTTTTCATCCTGCTACTTCTCCTGGTTGGAATGACTCCTTTATTTGCCCAGGAAAAGCATGCCCAGTCCGGGATGATTGCAACAACAAATAACCTGACTTCTTTTCCCGTTTCTGAATCCAGGCATTTGGATGACTGGAAAAAATACAACGATCCCAGGTATTATTCGCATCCCGATTTCGGAAAACTTCCTGAAAATGCTCCATGTGAGAATTGTGTGGAGGTGTTGGAGAAACGAACCGTTGATGAGCGTTACTTCATCGACCTCAATGACACGCACCAATTCTATTTGCAAAGAGCTTTAGGAGATTTACATCACCAGGTAAACGGAGATTGGGTGACTATTGATCCTACTTTGCGTCCCGTTTCCGGAACCCGCTACGAATCTGCTTATTTGCCGGATCAGCCTATCATTGATTTCGCAGCTGCGCGAACGGAATTGAAAATGGCTAACGGAACACTTCGTTTTAACCAATGGAAACTGATCGTGATTCAAAACGGAACAGAAGCCCGGAAATATACCGCAGATTGGTCTGATTATACTGTTGGAACTGACGGAGCAATGATTCACCATATTTTCCCGGGAATAGATGCAGAAATGATCGTTCAGAAAGGAGCGATCAAAACAAGTTTCATTATAAAGTCCAATGAGTTCGGTGTTTTTGATCAATTGCTTTTCCGGGAAGAGTTGGAAGCCGGATCACCGGTTCATGCCAAATTCACAGGAGGAACATACAGCCGTGGTATAGGAAGCTTGAAATTAATGGCCGGTTCAACGGAATTGGCTGTCATGGATGAAGCGAAATTATTCGCAAAAGGCGGCCCTAAAAGTCTGGCGCGTTCCGGAGAATATATCATTCATTCCAACCTGGTTGATTTAGCGGTTGATTACGATTGGATCAATGAAAACATTGGTCTGTATGAATTGGTTGTGGATCCTACGGTATCTGCAGCAGGAACTTTAGGACAGGCTTCCATTACAGGATCCAGATACAATGGTTCGTGCAACTTTACGAACTCCTGCGATTACAACCTGACGTTTTCAAGTCCTGCCAATGCAACGATCACAGATGTGAATTTCTCCTTCACCTATTCTGCCAACGGAACTACCTGCTGGCTCCAGGATGGCGCAACCCGAATCGGATTAGGAGGTTGTAACAGCCCGTCTGCTGCGGGATACTATTGGTTCTGCAACGGAATCGGAGGGGGAACATGTACCGCTACCAATCAAACGATCTTTTCGGATATTTCAGGCTGTGTACCGGCACCAAGCTGTACTCCGCAGAGTATGACTTTCACTTTGAAATTCTACCGTTCCTGTTGGGGATCAACAGGCTGTTCCAACACATGCATCGGTGCTGCTTCGCCATTCGTTGTGAATGTAATCGGTAAAACACTGGAATATACGAATGTAACCACACCGATCACACTTTCCGCAACAACTTTGTGTCAGGGTGGTTCGCTTACTGCTTCTACATCAGGAACAGGCGGTGTACCGGGATATACGTATAACTGGAGCTTCAGCCCGTCAGGAACACCGAGTGTTGGAAGCGGGGCAAGTGCAAGCATCACCTTCCCAACTTCCGGAACAGTGACACTGTATTCGATCGTGACGGATGCCTGCGGGAACCAGGTTACCAATAGCAGAACAGTAACAGTTACGGCAGGAACTCCACCGACGATTACAGCAGGCGGTCCCACCACATTTTGTGCGGGAGGTTCTGTGGTATTGACTTCCTCTTCAGCGACCGGAAATACCTGGTCAAACGGAGCAACGACCCAATCGATCACCGTAACGGCAGGAGGTTCATATACCGTTACTGTTACAGGTGGAGGAGGATGTTCATCCACTTCTGCTGCAACCGTTGTTACAGTTACTCCGCTTCCGGCAACACCAACCGTTACAGCAAGCGGCCCAACGACTTTTTGTTCCGGCGGTTCTGTGACACTGACCTCTTCTTCGGCAACCGGGAATACCTGGTCAACAGGTGCCACCACACAGTCGATAACTGTGAGTACAAGCGGAACCTATACCTTGACAGTTACAGCCGGCGGTTGTACTTCCGCAGCTACATCGACAACTGTTACCGTGAATCCGCTTCCTGCTGCACCAACCATTACGGCAGGCGGGCCGACCACATTCTGCTCCGGAGGATCAGTAACTTTAACGTCATCAGCTGCAACCGGAAATACCTGGTCGACCGGCGCAACAACACAAGCAATTACTGTAACATCCAGTGGTTCCTACACCGTTACGTTTATGGATGCAAACGGGTGTTCTGCAACCTCTGCAGCAACTGTTGTTACAGTGAATCCGACTCCGGCCGTACCTACAATCACGGCAGGAGGGCCTACAACATTCTGTTCCGGAGGATCCGTTACATTAACTTCATCCGCTTCAACCGGAAATACCTGGTCGACCGGAGCGACGACGCAATCGATTACGGTTACAACTTCCGGTTCTTACACGGTAACCGTATCCAGCGGATCGTGTTCTTCGATCTCTGCCGCAACGACCGTTACTGTTAATCCGCTTCCTGCAACACCAACCATTGCTGCAGGTGGCCCAACAACTTTTTGTGCGGGAGGCTCAGTAACCTTGACTTCCTCGTCAGCGACAGGAAATACCTGGTCAACAGGAGCAACCACGCAATCGATTACAGTAACGACTTCAGGTTCTTATACGGTAACGGTTTCAAACGGATCTTGTTCGGCAACTTCTGCTGCAACTGCAGTTACGGTTAATCCACTTCCTGCAACACCAACAATTACTGCGGGTGGCCCAACAACTTTTTGTGCCGGTGGTTCCGTAACGTTGACTTCATCATCTGCAACCGGAAATACCTGGTCAACCGGAGCAACTACGCAATCGATTACAGTAACAACTTCGGGCTCTTACACCGTAACGGTTTCAAACGGGCCTTGTTCAGCGGTTTCTGCCGCAACTACTGTAACTGTGAATCCGCTTCCTGCAACGCCAACCATTACGGCAGGTGGCCCAACAACTTTTTGTTCGGGCGGTTCAGTAGTGTTGACTTCGTCATCGGCAACCGGAAATACCTGGTCAACCGGAGCAACGACGCAATCGATTACAGCAACAACTTCAGGTTCTTATACGGTAACAGTTTCTAACGGATCGTGTTCGGCAACTTCCGCAGCAACTGCTGTTACGGTTAATCCACTTCCTGCAACACCAACAATCACAGCAGGAGGATCAACGACTTTTTGTGCCGGCGGTTCCGTGACATTGACTTCGTCATCGGCAACTGGAAACACCTGGTCAACCGGAGCAACGACGCAATCGATTACAGTAACGACTTCAGGCTCTTACACCGTAACCGTTTCAAACGGGCCTTGTTCGGCAACTTCCGCAGCAACTGCTGTAACTGTGAATCCACTTCCTGCAACGCCAACGATTACCGCTGGTGGCCCAACAACTTTTTGTGCAGGTGGTTCAGTGGTACTGACATCCTCTTCAGCGACAGGAAATACCTGGTCGACCGGAGCAACCACGCAATCGATTACAGTAACAGCTTCGGGTTCTTACACCGTGACGGTTTCAAACGGATCTTGTTCATCTACTTCCGCTGCTACGTCGGTAACAGTGAATCCTATTCCTGCAACACCAACCATTACAGCAGGCGGACCAACTACATTTTGTGCAGGAAGTTCAGTAGTTCTGACTTCTTCTGCTGCCAGCGGAAATACCTGGTCGGGTGGAGCAACCACACAGTCTATTACGGTTACTGCGAGCGGCTCTTATACGGTGACAGTTTCTTCTTTGGGATGTTCTTCCACGTCTGCTCCTACGGCAGTTACGGTGAATGCAATTCCAACAGTGACGGCATCGAACAATGGTCCTTTGTGTGTGAACCAGCCATTGAATTTAACGGCAAACGGCACCACGGGAGGAACTTATTCCTGGACCGGGCCGAATTCGTTCAGTTCCACTTCGCAGAATCCGACAATTCCTGCCATTACGGGTGCTGATTTCGGGGTTTATACGGTGACCATTTCGCTAAATTCCTGTACGGCTACCGCAACTACAACTGTTACTTCCAACTCTGGAGTTTCAACAGCCATCAATGCCGCAGGTCCTTTCTGTGCGAATGATGCTCCGGTTTCATTGGTTGCTGCCAGTCCGGGTGGAAATTGGTCCGGAACCGGTATCGTAAATACATCAACGGGCTTATTTGATCCGGGTGTTTCCGGTCCGGGTTCGTTTACGATTACATATGACATTCCGGGATCCTGTTCGGGGCCTTCAACCAGAACAATTGTTGTGAATGCAATACCGGCTACCAACTTTATTGCCGATACGTTATCGGGTTGTGCACCTTTGCCGGTCACTTTTACCAATCAAACATCTTCAACAACCAGTGCTCAGTGGAATTTCGGGAATGGCCTGAATGCAACTTCACCTTTGAATGCTTCGACCACTTATACTTCTTCCGGATGTTTTACAGTAGCTTTAACCGTAACGGATCTGAACGGATGTTCTGCCACTTCTACGAAGGTGAATTTTGTTTGTATCACGCCGGGTGCAGATGCTTCTTTTACACCATCTCCTTACGATGCAACGGTTACGCATTCTGAAATTCACTTTATCAATACGTCAACCAATGCGACTTCTTACACCTGGACATTCGGTGACGGAGGGAACTCGGCAGCGGTTTCACCGACACATGAGTACGATGAGGTTGCAAGTAACTATACGGTTCAATTGGTTGCAACCAATGCTTTCGGATGTTCGGATACTGCCAGAGTGGTGGTGCGTGTACTGGATGAACTGGTTTATTACATACCGAATTCCTTTACGCCGAATGGTGACGAACACAACAATACGTTCCAACCGGTCTTTACTTCCGGATTCGATCCCTATAGTTTTAGGTTGCTGATCTTTAATAAATGGGGAGAAACCATTTTCGAATCCAAAGATGCCAGCGTGGGGTGGGATGGAACTTATAACGGAGTATTGG